In one window of Primulina tabacum isolate GXHZ01 chromosome 8, ASM2559414v2, whole genome shotgun sequence DNA:
- the LOC142554563 gene encoding pectinesterase inhibitor-like, translating to MKLNLGFLCLSLAVALIFHQTESINVEQQYCKRTTNGALCLSIIEADPRATLKTTPNGLCTILRDKALATTGATSAKISGLLKRATNPHLVSSLKTCFTGYSIAISNLKSVDFRVINPQTYVGLVGSISDASDVPRDCELSFQEPPAIQSPISAENERLRAICAMTLEMVNLVECNRPSFC from the coding sequence ATGAAGCTCAACTTAGGGTTTCTATGTCTTTCATTAGCAGTGGCTTTGATTTTTCACCAAACCGAATCGATCAACGTCGAACAACAGTACTGCAAGAGAACAACGAATGGTGCCCTTTGCTTGTCGATAATCGAGGCCGACCCACGAGCCACCCTGAAAACCACCCCTAATGGCTTGTGCACCATACTCCGAGACAAGGCCTTGGCCACCACAGGCGCTACATCTGCCAAGATTTCGGGACTCTTGAAGAGAGCCACTAATCCACACTTGGTATCAAGTCTTAAGACGTGCTTCACTGGATATAGTATCGCGATCTCTAACTTGAAATCTGTCGACTTTAGAGTGATTAATCCGCAAACCTATGTGGGGTTGGTAGGATCCATTAGCGACGCTAGTGACGTGCCTCGTGATTGCGAGCTGTCGTTCCAAGAGCCACCGGCGATCCAATCTCCTATATCGGCGGAGAATGAGAGGTTGAGGGCCATCTGCGCCATGACTTTGGAGATGGTTAACCTTGTAGAATGCAATCGGCCTTCGTTTTGTTGA